In Actinacidiphila yeochonensis CN732, a genomic segment contains:
- a CDS encoding AfsR/SARP family transcriptional regulator: MGSAKERCLLAILLASSGEAVSAEVLIRRLWPEEQREDEKARQGLHVYVSRLRTRLREAVGEQVEVVTAARTYRLDVDPEAVDLLRFQRLRRQAQSVADSGKPESAVQLFDEAEALWKGEPLAEFDGHWASALRSRWQEERRSAREARIGVELDLGRHAELVGELREMAAHGPITETAVKWLMVALYRSGRQGEALEAYHDARLRLRDELGLSPSRELEELHRRVLGGDRALARVPGAGKREMTQPPDDLPRDTADFTGRDGELAALLAHRVRSTTALPVSVIHGMPGVGKTSLAVHAAHLLKPGFPDGCLYLDMRAYRAQPAREPTGALAKLLRAVHDQPDHKPTADLDELASRWRDWTAQRRVLLVLDDVRDADQLRPLLPGGAGCRVLVTSRRRLADLEGAASISLDVLSAASAAALFARVVGRSRQIDADAVDTVVGLCGRHPLAIRIVASRLRHREAWGIHDIVDRLSAADDMLDELDAPVGLAAAFGLSYADLTAEQQSLFRAISLHPGPDITLDAAACLVGADTAAVRRSMEALLDCHLLEEPVRDRYAVHDLIRLFAARTSRLHDSAADRRAAVLRLYDYFLAGAREADRLAFPQRPRREAEPAADVGGPRFPDAAAAEGWLDLERANLLSVARAAADDSPAHARQFPAVLASAFHNWGVWEAAVEMHERSVVLWRAERDQARTADALIDCAAVLWRQGETDRSLARIQEAMTLYDAIGDTVGRGRVHTQIGLASVVSGNFSGAVQHLDIALALFREAAWRHGEADVLYRRAVAVAYAGRHAEALSQTCSALELFRALGDRRGELRALNNLGEIFYRTGHNEEARTYYEESLAIVRAVGGRQEAAILTNNLGNVCLRTGDPSSALGHFRRALEDYQAIGDQRCEADTLTNIGSAFMATGKCNEALIHFTMAEGIAARIGALYERQHALVGAGDAQRGAGRYQAAMPLYQEAHALAQLINAPYEEAQAAEGLGLTVQVVRGEEAARPYLEQALRIYEQLDGSEREAEAVRRRLGASGETGA, translated from the coding sequence TTGGGCTCCGCCAAAGAGCGCTGTCTGCTGGCGATTCTCCTGGCGTCTTCGGGGGAGGCCGTCTCCGCCGAGGTGCTGATCCGGCGGTTGTGGCCGGAGGAGCAGCGGGAGGACGAGAAAGCCCGGCAGGGGCTGCACGTATATGTGTCGCGGCTCCGCACCAGGCTCCGGGAGGCGGTCGGAGAGCAGGTCGAAGTGGTGACCGCTGCCCGTACGTACCGCCTCGACGTCGATCCCGAGGCTGTCGACCTGCTCCGCTTCCAGCGGCTGCGCAGGCAGGCGCAGTCGGTGGCGGACAGCGGAAAGCCCGAAAGCGCCGTCCAGCTCTTCGACGAAGCCGAGGCGCTCTGGAAGGGGGAACCCCTCGCGGAGTTCGACGGGCACTGGGCGTCGGCGCTGCGCAGCCGCTGGCAGGAGGAGCGGCGATCCGCGCGCGAGGCCCGGATCGGAGTCGAGCTGGACCTCGGCCGCCACGCGGAACTCGTGGGGGAGTTACGGGAGATGGCCGCCCACGGCCCGATCACGGAGACGGCGGTCAAGTGGCTCATGGTCGCGCTGTACCGGTCCGGCAGGCAGGGGGAGGCACTTGAGGCCTACCACGACGCGCGCCTCAGGCTGCGGGACGAACTCGGACTGTCTCCCAGTCGGGAGCTGGAAGAACTGCACCGGAGGGTTCTGGGCGGGGACCGGGCCCTCGCGCGCGTCCCTGGCGCCGGCAAGCGGGAGATGACGCAGCCGCCCGACGACCTGCCCAGGGACACCGCTGACTTCACGGGTCGTGACGGGGAGTTGGCCGCACTCCTCGCCCACCGGGTGCGATCCACAACGGCGTTGCCCGTCTCGGTGATCCACGGGATGCCGGGCGTCGGCAAGACATCGCTCGCCGTGCACGCCGCGCACCTCCTCAAACCGGGATTTCCGGACGGCTGCCTCTACCTCGACATGCGGGCCTACAGAGCCCAGCCGGCCCGGGAGCCGACCGGCGCGCTGGCGAAGCTCCTGCGCGCGGTCCACGACCAGCCGGACCACAAGCCCACGGCTGACCTGGACGAACTCGCCTCGCGCTGGCGTGACTGGACCGCGCAGCGGAGAGTGCTCCTCGTGCTCGACGACGTCAGGGACGCCGACCAGCTGAGGCCGCTGCTTCCGGGAGGGGCCGGCTGCCGCGTCCTGGTGACCAGCCGGCGCCGGCTGGCGGACCTGGAAGGTGCCGCGTCGATCTCCCTGGACGTGCTCAGTGCCGCGAGCGCCGCAGCCCTCTTCGCCCGTGTCGTCGGACGGAGCCGGCAGATCGACGCGGACGCGGTGGACACCGTCGTCGGACTCTGCGGCCGGCATCCACTGGCCATCCGGATCGTGGCGAGCCGGCTGCGGCACAGAGAGGCGTGGGGCATCCACGACATCGTGGACCGGCTGTCCGCCGCCGATGACATGCTCGACGAACTCGACGCACCGGTCGGCCTCGCCGCGGCCTTCGGACTGTCCTACGCGGATCTGACAGCCGAGCAGCAAAGCCTCTTCCGGGCGATCTCCCTGCATCCGGGTCCCGACATCACCCTCGACGCCGCAGCCTGCCTCGTCGGCGCGGACACCGCTGCGGTGCGCCGGTCGATGGAGGCGCTCCTCGACTGCCACCTGCTGGAGGAGCCGGTGCGCGACCGCTACGCCGTGCACGACCTCATCCGCCTCTTCGCCGCCCGGACCAGCCGGCTGCACGACTCCGCCGCGGACCGGCGCGCGGCGGTCCTCAGGCTGTACGACTACTTCCTGGCCGGCGCCCGGGAGGCCGACCGGTTGGCCTTCCCGCAGAGACCCCGCCGGGAGGCGGAGCCCGCCGCAGACGTCGGCGGCCCGCGATTCCCCGACGCTGCGGCCGCAGAAGGCTGGCTGGACCTGGAACGGGCCAACCTCCTGTCCGTGGCGCGGGCCGCGGCTGACGACTCGCCGGCACACGCCCGGCAGTTCCCCGCGGTGCTGGCCTCCGCCTTCCACAACTGGGGGGTGTGGGAGGCCGCAGTGGAGATGCATGAGAGATCGGTTGTCCTCTGGCGCGCCGAGCGGGACCAGGCGCGAACGGCGGACGCGCTCATCGACTGTGCCGCGGTGCTCTGGCGTCAGGGGGAGACGGACCGGTCCCTGGCCCGCATTCAGGAGGCGATGACCCTCTACGACGCCATCGGCGACACGGTCGGCCGGGGTCGGGTGCACACCCAGATCGGCCTCGCCTCCGTGGTCTCAGGGAACTTCTCCGGGGCGGTCCAGCACTTGGACATTGCGCTCGCCCTGTTCCGCGAGGCCGCCTGGCGCCATGGCGAGGCCGATGTCCTCTATCGGCGCGCGGTGGCGGTCGCGTACGCCGGGCGGCATGCGGAGGCCCTGAGCCAGACGTGTTCGGCTCTGGAGCTGTTCAGGGCGCTGGGCGATCGCCGAGGCGAACTGCGCGCCCTGAACAACCTGGGAGAGATCTTCTACCGCACGGGCCACAACGAGGAGGCCCGTACCTACTACGAGGAGTCGCTGGCCATCGTGAGAGCGGTGGGGGGCCGCCAGGAGGCGGCGATCCTGACCAACAACCTCGGGAACGTGTGCCTCCGGACCGGTGATCCCTCCTCCGCCCTCGGTCACTTCCGCCGGGCCTTAGAGGACTACCAGGCCATAGGGGACCAGCGCTGCGAGGCCGACACGCTGACCAACATCGGCAGCGCGTTCATGGCGACCGGGAAGTGCAACGAGGCGCTGATCCACTTCACGATGGCCGAGGGCATCGCAGCCCGGATAGGGGCCCTCTACGAACGGCAGCATGCCCTGGTCGGCGCGGGTGACGCCCAGCGTGGAGCTGGCAGGTACCAGGCCGCCATGCCCCTGTACCAGGAGGCCCACGCCCTGGCCCAGCTGA